The following are from one region of the Capsicum annuum cultivar UCD-10X-F1 chromosome 1, UCD10Xv1.1, whole genome shotgun sequence genome:
- the LOC107849310 gene encoding acetylajmalan esterase, giving the protein MASLSLTKCSLFLLLITLSASFFSPSSAQTKCNIRSVYQLGDSLADAGNVIRTPGASIIFRADRSPYGETFFRRPTGRFSNGRVITDFISQSFKLSFLNAYLDRGASFTQGVNFAVAGATALDTSFWAARNIRLPTWNTPLSNQLGWFKTHLQSTCGSRCAETLRNSLVIMGEWGGNDYYNCFFQRKQIPEVRTYVPFVVAGIMRGIKDVIQQGATRVLVPSIYPLGCLPLYLTSFPDNNTSAYDNLGCLRNFNDFAAYHNRYLNRALANLQNQFPNVSIVYGDFYGAILTLIRNPSSYGFNQNTLLTACCGTGGRYNFNFGTVCGAAGINPCSNPAKYVHWDGIHLTDEAHRRITDILVKDMLSKFRCVV; this is encoded by the coding sequence ATGGCCTCTCTTTCTCTGACCAAATGTTCTTTGTTCCTTTTACTCATCACTTTATCAGCTTCCTTCTTTTCTCCTTCATCTGCTCAAACGAAATGCAACATTAGATCTGTTTACCAACTGGGTGACTCCCTCGCTGACGCCGGTAATGTCATCCGTACGCCGGGCGCTTCCATCATCTTCCGCGCCGACCGTTCTCCTTATGGCGAGACTTTCTTCAGAAGACCCACTGGCCGCTTCTCCAACGGCCGCGTCATTACCGACTTTATTTCTCAATCTTTCAAACTCTCCTTCCTCAATGCTTACTTAGACAGAGGCGCTTCTTTCACCCAAGGAGTTAATTTCGCCGTTGCTGGTGCAACGGCCCTCGACACTTCCTTCTGGGCCGCTCGAAATATTCGGTTGCCCACATGGAACACACCGTTGTCGAACCAACTAGGTTGGTTCAAAACCCATCTCCAGTCCACCTGTGGGTCTAGATGTGCAGAGACCCTCAGAAACTCTCTTGTTATAATGGGAGAATGGGGAGGAAACGATTACTACAATTGTTTCTTCCAGAGAAAGCAGATCCCAGAAGTAAGGACCTATGTTCCTTTTGTTGTCGCTGGGATTATGAGAGGCATCAAAGATGTGATTCAGCAGGGAGCCACGCGCGTGTTGGTTCCAAGTATTTACCCTTTAGGATGCCTCCCACTCTACCTGACATCATTCCCTGATAATAATACAAGTGCTTACGACAATTTGGGCTGCTTGAGAAACTTCAACGACTTTGCTGCCTATCACAATAGGTACTTGAACAGGGCTCTGGCGAATCTGCAAAACCAGTTCCCAAATGTTAGCATTGTGTACGGGGATTTCTACGGTGCCATTTTGACTCTTATCCGTAACCCTTCTTCCTATGGATTTAACCAGAACACTTTGCTTACTGCATGTTGTGGAACTGGAGGGCGATACAATTTTAACTTTGGGACTGTATGTGGAGCAGCTGGAATCAATCCTTGTTCGAATCCAGCAAAATATGTCCACTGGGATGGAATTCATTTGACAGACGAAGCTCATCGTCGTATTACCGACATTCTTGTCAAAGACATGTTGTCCAAATTCCGATGTGTTGTTTAA